Proteins co-encoded in one Schistocerca cancellata isolate TAMUIC-IGC-003103 chromosome 5, iqSchCanc2.1, whole genome shotgun sequence genomic window:
- the LOC126188770 gene encoding uncharacterized protein LOC126188770, which translates to MDKYNKERLEAMNRDNKERDRENKERLEAMDRETKERLEANKERLEVMDRDNKERYRENKERLEAMDRETKERLEANKERLEAMDKGNKEAMRKLHTVIDRRLSAVNNRLDEGEKNLGALKQVCDAMKEKANNLEVRISAIESDITEHRNVLPDEQIKEIVEDLLADKQGH; encoded by the coding sequence atggataaatataataaggaaagattagaagcgatgaatagagataataaggagagagatagggaaaataaggaaagattggaagcgatggatagggagactaaggaaagattggaagcaaataaggaaagattggaagtgatggatagagataataaggagagatatagggaaaataaggaaagattggaagcgatggatagggagactaaggaaagattggaagcaaataaggaaagattggaggcaatggataagggaaataaagaggcaatgaggaagctacacacagttatcgatagGCGTCtatccgcagttaataatcggttagatgagggggagaagaatctgggtgcgttgaagcaagtatgtgatgccatgaaagaaaaagccaataatttggaggtacgaataagtgcaatagagagcgatattacagaacataggaatgtgttgccggatgagcaaatcaaagagatagtggaggacttacttgcagataaacaagggcaTTAG